From Pseudorca crassidens isolate mPseCra1 chromosome 7, mPseCra1.hap1, whole genome shotgun sequence, a single genomic window includes:
- the TUSC1 gene encoding tumor suppressor candidate gene 1 protein yields the protein MWRMRGGATRRGSCGGGDSRGQGRPGRVRGGGGSGGWRGRAGGARQQLEERFADLAASHLEAIRARDERDRQNARLREENARLRLENRRLKRENRSLFRQALRLPGEGGDGAYAEAARATPSPEEASTNRRARGGGPEDEQGSPRALRARLEKLEAMYRRALLQLHLEQRGPRPRGDKEETCPRRPDSGQRTPEPEPEPSEPWL from the coding sequence ATGTGGCGCATGCGTGGTGGCGCCACCAGGCGCGGGAGCTGCGGCGGAGGGGACAGCCGCGGGCAGGGCCGCCCGGGCCGCGTTCGTGGGGGTGGCGGCAGCGGGGGCTGGAGAGGCCGCGCGGGCGGCGCCCGACAGCAGCTGGAGGAGCGGTTCGCCGACTTGGCGGCGAGCCACCTAGAGGCCATCCGCGCGCGGGACGAGCGGGACCGACAGAACGCGCGGCTGCGTGAGGAGAACGCCCGACTGCGGCTCGAGAACCGGCGGCTGAAGCGCGAGAACCGCAGTCTCTTCCGTCAGGCCTTGCGGCTTCCCGGCGAGGGTGGTGACGGGGCGTACGCGGAGGCGGCGAGGGCGACCCCGAGCCCCGAAGAGGCCAGCACGAACAGGAGAGCTAGGGGCGGCGGCCCCGAGGACGAGCAGGGCAGCCCCAGGGCCCTGAGAGCCCGGCTTGAGAAGCTGGAGGCCATGTACCGCCGGGCCCTGCTGCAGTTGCACCTCGAGCAGCGGGGGCCGCGCCCGCGTGGGGACAAGGAGGAGACCTGTCCACGCAGACCCGACTCAGGCCAGCGAACCCCggaacccgagcccgaaccctcgGAACCCTGGCTGTAG